A segment of the Streptomyces sp. NBC_01235 genome:
AGCCGGTGTCGATCAGGAGGAACATCGGCACGGCCCACAGCGCGATGCCGGCCGCGCCCCACGCGTAGATCCGGATGCGGCCGATGCGGTCGGAGAGCGCGGCGGCCGCCGGGATCAGCACGAGCTGGGTGAGGCTGACGCAGAGCGAGACGGTGAGCACCGCGTCGCGCTTCATGTCGAGTTCGCGGGTCGTGTAGTCGAGGACACCCGTGATCAGGATGTAGAAGGTCGCGGTGTTCACGGCGAAGGAGCCGCCGGCGAGGAACACGGTGCCCAGGTGGCCGCGGACGATCGTGCGCAGGGGGGAGCTGCTCTCCGCCTGCTCCTTCTCGGCCAACTCCCTTTCGGCCTTGCGGAATTCGGGGGTCTCCTCGACGTTTCGGTGGATGTACCAGGCGAGCGCGAGGACGAACAGGCCGGCCAGGAAGGGCAGTCGCCAGCCCCACGCCGCGAAGGCGGAGTCGGTGGTGAACGCGCCGGCCAGCAGGAAGACCGTGTTGGCGGTCACCACGCCGATGGGGACGCCGAGTTGGACGAAGCTGCCGTACACACCGCGCTTGCCCTCGGGGGCGTACTCGGTGGCCAGCAGCATCGCACCGCCCCACTGCGCGCCGACCGCGACGCCCTGCACCACGCGGAGCAGGACGAGCAGGATCGGGGCCGCGACGCCGATCGTGTCGTACGTCGGGAGCAGGCCGATGCCTGTGGTGGCGACGCCCATGAGCGTGAGCGCGAGGACCAGCATCGGTTTGCGGCCTCGCTTGTCGCCGAGCTGGCCGGCGACGATGCCGCCGATCGGGCGGGCGAGGAAGCCGACGGCGAAGGTGGCGAAGGCGGCGAGGACCCCGGCGGTGGGGCTGCCGGCCGGGAAGTAGAGGTCGCCGAGGACGAGGGCGGCGGCTATGCCGAAGACGAAGTAGTCGTACCACTCGACGGCCGAGGCCAGCGCGGCCGCCGTGGCGACCCTGCGACGGTTTCGGACGGCGGGAGCGGTGGGGGTGAGCGGCTGGGCGGAAGGGGCCGTGTCCATGCGTGCACACTCCGATGGGTGCGGGGGACGGAGCGGGGGGTGGTTCGGGTTCCGGGAACGTACTGACCGGACGGTATGGCCGTCAACGGGTCGTACACCGGGACTTTTACCTGTACATGGCACAGAGACGGGCTGCGGGCATGCCTCGGGCCCCGGCCTCGCATCGGGGCCGGGGCGCGTGGCGAGCAGGCGCTAGAAGACCACCAGCGCCCGTCCTCCCTTCCCCGCCAGCATGTTCTCGAACGCCGCCGGGATCCCGTCCAGGTCGATCCGTTCCGTCACCAGTGCGCCCAGGTCCAGGCGGCCCGCGCGTACGTGCTCGGCGAGCACCGGCAGGTCCCGCGCCGGATCCGAGTTGCCGTAGACGCAACCGGACAGGGTCCTGCCCCAGTGGAAGATCTCGAGCGCGTTGAAGGTGACCTGCTGATCCTTGCCGCCGATGCCGACGACCGTCGTGCGGCCGCCGCGTCGGGTGGAGTCCCAGGCCGTGCGGATCGTGACCGCGCGACCGACGCACTCGATCGCCACGTCGACGCCCTGCTTGTCCGTCAGTCCCCGGATCTCGCGGGCCGTCGTCTCGGAGGCGAGGACGTAGTCCGTGGCGCCCGCGCCGCGCGCCAGCTCCTCCTTCTCCGGGGAGACATCGACGGCGACGATGCGCGCCGCGCCCGCGATCCGGGCCGCCTGGAGCGCCGCCAGGCCCACTCCCCCGACGCCGTACACCGCCACGGTCTCGCCCTGCCGGACCTTCGCCGAGTGGTGGACGGCGCCGTAGCCGGTGAGGACCGCGCAGCCCAGCAGGGCCGCGTCGGTGAGCGGCACGCCGTCGGGCAGGGGCAGGACGCAGCCCGCCGAGACCACCGTCTCCTCGGCGAACGCCGCGACGTTCAGGCCGGGGTGGAGGTCGGCGCCGTCACAGGAGCGGTGCGCGTAGACGTCCGCGGCCCCGTTCAGGGCGTTGGCGCACAGCCAGACCTCGCCGAGTGCGCAGGCGTGGCAGCTTCCGCAGGACGGGGCCCAGTTGAGGACGACCTCGGCGCCGGGCGAGATGTGGGTGACGCCCTCGCCGACGGCGACGACCGTGCCGGCACCCTCGTGGCCGAGGACGGCCGGGACCGGCACCCGCATGGTGCCGTCGGACAGGGACAGGTCGGAGTGGCACACCCCGGCGGCGGCGAGACGGACACGGACCTGGCCGGGGCCGGGGTCCGGGAGGTCGATGCCGGTGATCTCCAAAGGAGCGCCCACGGCGGGAAGGACGGCTGCGCGAACCACGGATACGCTCCTCAGAACTGCAGGGACTTGGTCTGGAGGTACTCGGCGAGGCCATGGGCGCCCAGTTCGCGGCCGACGCCCGACTGCTTGTAACCGCCGAAGGGGGCACGGGGGTTGAACCGGCCCCCGTTGATGTCGACCTGTCCGGTGTCCATCCGGCGGGCGAAGGCCACCGCCTCCGCCTCGTCGCCGGCCCAGACGGCCCCCGCGAGGCCGTAGACCGTGCCGTTGGCGATGCGCAGGGCGTCCTCCTCGTCCTCGTAGCGCAGGACGGAAAGGACCGGGCCGAAGATCTCCTCCTGGGCGATCGTCATCTCGGGGGTGACGTCGGCGAAGACGGTCGGGGAGATGAAGTAGCCCTGTTCGCGCGGGGATTCGGGGCCGCCGGCGACCAGCCGCGCACCCTCCGCCGCGCCCTTGTCGATGTAACTGCGCACGCGGGCCCGCTGCTTGGCGTTCACCACCGGTCCGATGCGGTCGCCGTACTTGGCGGCGGCGGTGGCGGCCAGCCCGACCGCCTCCTCGTACTGGTCGCGGTGCACCAGCATCCGCGTCCAGGCGCTGCACGTCTGCCCGGAGTTGGACATCACGTTGGCGACGCCGACGTTGACCGCCCGGGCGAGGTCGGCGCTCGG
Coding sequences within it:
- a CDS encoding MFS transporter → MDTAPSAQPLTPTAPAVRNRRRVATAAALASAVEWYDYFVFGIAAALVLGDLYFPAGSPTAGVLAAFATFAVGFLARPIGGIVAGQLGDKRGRKPMLVLALTLMGVATTGIGLLPTYDTIGVAAPILLVLLRVVQGVAVGAQWGGAMLLATEYAPEGKRGVYGSFVQLGVPIGVVTANTVFLLAGAFTTDSAFAAWGWRLPFLAGLFVLALAWYIHRNVEETPEFRKAERELAEKEQAESSSPLRTIVRGHLGTVFLAGGSFAVNTATFYILITGVLDYTTRELDMKRDAVLTVSLCVSLTQLVLIPAAAALSDRIGRIRIYAWGAAGIALWAVPMFLLIDTGSLLWLAVGTFVAGCFLSIMYGPQAALFAELFTPEMRYTGASLGYQIAAVLGGGLAPFVMVLLLEATGTSMAVSGYIIALAVIALLSIKVLAGRVRSH
- a CDS encoding zinc-binding dehydrogenase, whose protein sequence is MVRAAVLPAVGAPLEITGIDLPDPGPGQVRVRLAAAGVCHSDLSLSDGTMRVPVPAVLGHEGAGTVVAVGEGVTHISPGAEVVLNWAPSCGSCHACALGEVWLCANALNGAADVYAHRSCDGADLHPGLNVAAFAEETVVSAGCVLPLPDGVPLTDAALLGCAVLTGYGAVHHSAKVRQGETVAVYGVGGVGLAALQAARIAGAARIVAVDVSPEKEELARGAGATDYVLASETTAREIRGLTDKQGVDVAIECVGRAVTIRTAWDSTRRGGRTTVVGIGGKDQQVTFNALEIFHWGRTLSGCVYGNSDPARDLPVLAEHVRAGRLDLGALVTERIDLDGIPAAFENMLAGKGGRALVVF